In Cryptomeria japonica chromosome 1, Sugi_1.0, whole genome shotgun sequence, the sequence ATTTAGAAACAACATAAGAAACAAAAATGTAACTTGTTCAATGTTGCGAGTTACAAATTGTAAATTGTCTTTGAGCCTATACTCAAATTCTCCATCAAGCACCATTTACAAGTTAAGATATAAAACAAAACTTGAAAACACAGTTAGCTTATGAGGCTACATTATGACCTGGTTCCCCTCTCTTTGACTATGGTCAGAAGGTCAGAAGGAATATGGAAAAATAAAAGTAACAGAAATCATGTGTCCTATAATATGTCCTAATTGTTTTATTCTGAGAATCCTTTGATTCCTTGACCTGCAAAATCTTGTGTTCACCTGTTCTATGGCATTATTTGATCATGGAATGAAAAACTGTTTTAAAGAAAGCACAAATTGAGAACAAAGTATTAATTAGTGAATGGAAGCCATTTTTTGACTGGTAGAATATTGAACTACCCACAGTTCTTTGGTGGATTATTTGAAAAATGCTGGGTTCAGTCAAAGGACCAGTTTCCATAAAAAAACAAATCAAGCGGTCCCAACACGGTTTTGATGCCAGGCAAAACTAACCATGTTTTATTcctggtttttgattttttatgcttaaAAGTTTCTTCTTGCTCAACTGGCGTACGGAAAATAACCCCAAAAATGCTTTTACTGAAAATTTTACTTGAGGTATGTTCTTTGTTTTCTGTTTTCTTTCAATCCATTCCATTAGGGCCCCTGTCAATGCCAGTAACCCATGAAGCTCTTATTTATCAATAATAAGAAATCATCATACTTCAAATAACCCTTTAAATCTCCTTGGCTATCTAAAAAGTTAAAATGCACCGTATTTTGTATCTGTAAATTTATTTCCTTTGGATGCAACTCAAAAAAATGCTAATGACGTGTCCTTTTGAGGGATTAGTGTTTCACTGAAATTGCTTGCCATCAGCTTTTGACTCTAAAATATCTCTGTTGGGTCCTCTCTAAAAATTTGCATTTGAAATGCTTTAGGTTTTGCTTGTATAGTTTTCTTAGTTCTCTAAGAGAAGCAACATGCACTGTATTGCCTTTTCTTATGGTAATTCCATTGCAAGTAGAGGACTCTTGACTGTGATTTGTTAAAGTTAtcacagttttgttcttgtttcaataaattttttgttttgatgCTACGTTGTGTGTAACAGGAGTTTATGCAAGTATTTTATGCACGGTGCATGCCTCAAAGGTGAGCACTGTGAATTCTCACATGATTGGAAGGATCAGTCAAACAATGTAAGTCCTGAAAATCATTAACAAAAGGAAAAAGCATTCATGATAAATTTAAAAATCTATCTAGGTTCTTGGTTGTGTGCTCGTGTGTTATATTGGTTTGTGAAACTAATGATTGTATTTCTTGGGTGATCAATGCTTGCAGGTGTGCACCTTCTACCAGCGAGGAGTGTGCTCTTATGGAAGTCGATGCAGATATGATCATGTTAAGGTTTCACGTCCTCAAAGCATTCTTTCTTTGTCACCAAGTTCTCGTATAGGATATGAAGCAGAGCTTAATCGAACTACTATACATAGTGGTTTGACATTGACTCAGAATATTCCAGTTGGCTGGAACACTGGAGATCTTTCAGCTCTGAGTAAGCCTTATTTTCCTCCTGTGGGAAATGTCTGGACACCTGGTTTACAGGACGAGTCTTCAACTTCAGCAATTGAATTTGCAACAAAAACTTTAGATGGTGATGACCAGCCAATATGTTCATTTGCTGCTGCTGGGAAATGCCCTCGTGGTGACAACTGCCCTCATGTTCATGGAGATCTATGTGCTACCTGTGGTAAGCACTGCTTACATCCATACAGAACAGTAGAAAGAGAGGAACATATCAAACAATGCCAGCGTAATCAGAAGCGTTTAGAAGCATTACGGCACAGTCAAGAGATTGAATGTAGTGTATGCTTGGATCGGGTGCTAACAAAATCAACACCTGCTGAGCGTAAATTTGGCATTCTGTCAGAGTGTGACCATCCCTTCTGTATATCCTGCATACGCAGCTGGCGAGGGAATACTCCAGTCCCTGGAATGGATGTGAACTCTGTACTACGAGCTTGTCCTATTTGTCGAAAGCTCTCTCATTTTGTCACTCCAAGTGTGATTTGGTACTCAAGCCAAGAGGAGAAACAAGAGATCATTAATAACTACAAAAATAAGCTCCGGTAATGTTTATTTCTTTTTCAGTTGAAGGatgttttgaaatacttaagaatGGTGGGCCATATTAAGTTTTAGTATCTAAATGTCTTCTTGGATGCTAGTGATCGTTTAGAAGGCAGTGAATTCAAACTTGTTCTCTCTTCAAGTATTCTTCTGCTATGGATTATATCTGCTTGGGATTATGCTGGAGAAACTTTAGATATTTAGATTGCAACCAACTTATTTTCATTCTGTACTTTCCTGTAGAATCTTATTGCAGTCATTTTGTTGGTCTCATTGTTCTATCTCTTGAATTTTCCAATTCTTTCTATATAGGGTTGGAAAA encodes:
- the LOC131065664 gene encoding E3 ubiquitin-protein ligase makorin isoform X3 translates to MSNRSLCKYFMHGACLKGEHCEFSHDWKDQSNNVCTFYQRGVCSYGSRCRYDHVKVSRPQSILSLSPSSRIGYEAELNRTTIHSGLTLTQNIPVGWNTGDLSALSKPYFPPVGNVWTPGLQDESSTSAIEFATKTLDGDDQPICSFAAAGKCPRGDNCPHVHGDLCATCGKHCLHPYRTVEREEHIKQCQRNQKRLEALRHSQEIECSVCLDRVLTKSTPAERKFGILSECDHPFCISCIRSWRGNTPVPGMDVNSVLRACPICRKLSHFVTPSVIWYSSQEEKQEIINNYKNKLRSIDCRHFDFGNGTCPFGTSCFYKHAHKDGRLEEVKLRHLGTADGSTVIAKNVRLSEFLGELNI
- the LOC131065664 gene encoding E3 ubiquitin-protein ligase makorin isoform X5, translating into MHCLLSIKCFFILKRRANMPNRSLCKYFMHGACLKGEHCEFSHDWKDQSNNVCTFYQRGVCSYGSRCRYDHVKVSRPQSILSLSPSSRIGYEAELNRTTIHSGLTLTQNIPVGWNTGDLSALSKPYFPPVGNVWTPGLQDESSTSAIEFATKTLDGDDQPICSFAAAGKCPRGDNCPHVHGDLCATCGKHCLHPYRTVEREEHIKQCQRNQKRLEALRHSQEIECSVCLDRVLTKSTPAERKFGILSECDHPFCISCIRSWRGNTPVPGMDVNSVLRACPICRKLSHFVTPSVIWYSSQEEKQEIINNYKNKLRMHTKMED
- the LOC131065664 gene encoding E3 ubiquitin-protein ligase makorin isoform X1, yielding MHCLLSIKCFFILKRRANMPNRSLCKYFMHGACLKGEHCEFSHDWKDQSNNVCTFYQRGVCSYGSRCRYDHVKVSRPQSILSLSPSSRIGYEAELNRTTIHSGLTLTQNIPVGWNTGDLSALSKPYFPPVGNVWTPGLQDESSTSAIEFATKTLDGDDQPICSFAAAGKCPRGDNCPHVHGDLCATCGKHCLHPYRTVEREEHIKQCQRNQKRLEALRHSQEIECSVCLDRVLTKSTPAERKFGILSECDHPFCISCIRSWRGNTPVPGMDVNSVLRACPICRKLSHFVTPSVIWYSSQEEKQEIINNYKNKLRSIDCRHFDFGNGTCPFGTSCFYKHAHKDGRLEEVKLRHLGTADGSTVIAKNVRLSEFLGELNI
- the LOC131065664 gene encoding E3 ubiquitin-protein ligase makorin isoform X2 — encoded protein: MPNRSLCKYFMHGACLKGEHCEFSHDWKDQSNNVCTFYQRGVCSYGSRCRYDHVKVSRPQSILSLSPSSRIGYEAELNRTTIHSGLTLTQNIPVGWNTGDLSALSKPYFPPVGNVWTPGLQDESSTSAIEFATKTLDGDDQPICSFAAAGKCPRGDNCPHVHGDLCATCGKHCLHPYRTVEREEHIKQCQRNQKRLEALRHSQEIECSVCLDRVLTKSTPAERKFGILSECDHPFCISCIRSWRGNTPVPGMDVNSVLRACPICRKLSHFVTPSVIWYSSQEEKQEIINNYKNKLRSIDCRHFDFGNGTCPFGTSCFYKHAHKDGRLEEVKLRHLGTADGSTVIAKNVRLSEFLGELNI
- the LOC131065664 gene encoding E3 ubiquitin-protein ligase makorin isoform X4, which encodes MHCLLSIKCFFILKRRANMPNRSLCKYFMHGACLKGEHCEFSHDWKDQSNNVCTFYQRGVCSYGSRCRYDHVKVSRPQSILSLSPSSRIGYEAELNRTTIHSGLTLTQNIPVGWNTGDLSALSKPYFPPVGNVWTPGLQDESSTSAIEFATKTLDGDDQPICSFAAAGKCPRGDNCPHVHGDLCATCGKHCLHPYRTVEREEHIKQCQRNQKRLEALRHSQEIECSVCLDRVLTKSTPAERKFGILSECDHPFCISCIRSWRGNTPVPGMDVNSVLRACPICRKLSHFVTPSVIWYSSQEEKQEIINNYKNKLRSIDCRHFDFGNGTCPFGTSCFYKVSIPATESVPLSM